One Campylobacter sp. RM16192 genomic region harbors:
- a CDS encoding ABC transporter substrate-binding protein: MKKLFLILAILASFLNAKKLVVLDPAVVEIIYMLEAEDQIAAISTLSMSKIWPEEKTSKLKSVGTYTKPNLEKIVEIKPDLVIVSFHSVDIQDSLKKFNLPTLTLKADSVDGIYSNIEEIGKITGKEEKAKEVINNIKAKFKSFEDPRLKGKKVVSFFSSTPITTFSSSTLPGDMLKKLGLVNIADGLEGATPVVSPEFILSSNPDFIVIIGGMGNGSDILKTSPALSKTNAAKNNKIITVPSSLLLRGTPRIGDGVEHLYNLLTK; this comes from the coding sequence ATGAAAAAACTGTTTTTAATTTTAGCGATATTGGCAAGTTTTTTAAATGCCAAAAAGTTGGTCGTCCTTGACCCTGCAGTAGTTGAGATCATTTATATGCTTGAGGCAGAAGATCAAATAGCGGCTATTTCAACTCTTTCTATGTCAAAAATTTGGCCTGAAGAAAAGACTTCAAAGCTAAAAAGCGTAGGCACATACACAAAGCCGAATTTAGAAAAGATAGTCGAAATAAAACCAGATCTTGTAATAGTTAGCTTTCACTCGGTAGATATACAAGATAGCCTTAAAAAATTTAATCTCCCTACACTTACTCTAAAAGCCGATAGTGTCGATGGAATCTATAGTAATATTGAAGAGATAGGCAAAATAACTGGCAAAGAGGAAAAAGCTAAAGAGGTAATAAACAATATAAAAGCTAAATTTAAAAGCTTTGAAGATCCAAGATTAAAAGGCAAAAAAGTCGTATCATTTTTCTCTTCAACTCCTATTACTACTTTTAGCTCATCAACACTACCAGGAGATATGCTAAAAAAACTAGGATTGGTAAATATAGCGGACGGATTAGAGGGTGCAACGCCTGTGGTTTCGCCTGAGTTTATACTATCTTCAAATCCTGATTTTATAGTAATCATAGGCGGAATGGGAAATGGAAGCGATATCTTAAAGACGAGTCCTGCGCTTTCAAAGACAAACGCAGCCAAAAATAATAAGATCATAACAGTTCCATCATCACTTCTACTTCGCGGGACTCCTCGCATAGGAGATGGAGTGGAGCATCTTTATAATTTATTGACAAAGTAA
- a CDS encoding ABC transporter ATP-binding protein, whose protein sequence is MSVVVENLNFTYGTKEILKDISLNAKNGEFIGILGPNGCGKSTLLKNILRVLAPKSGIVKIIDKPLKDYSLKELAKTLGFVPQKSVLSMPLLVEDILLMGRFSHLKSQFSGYSKEDRQKVNQIMELLDISHFAKRIAHSLSGGEFQRVLLARALVSEPKILLLDEPTSALDLNYAIEIMKICTKLTKELNLLSIMVLHDLNLASLFCNEVLMLKDGKVKYKGSPKELYTKEILKEIYGLNCDVIEYKDNPFVIALKD, encoded by the coding sequence ATGAGTGTAGTTGTTGAAAATTTAAATTTTACCTATGGAACAAAAGAGATATTAAAAGACATAAGCCTAAATGCAAAAAATGGCGAATTTATAGGCATTTTAGGACCAAACGGATGTGGTAAATCAACTCTTTTAAAAAATATCCTAAGAGTGCTCGCTCCAAAAAGCGGAATAGTAAAAATAATTGACAAACCGCTTAAAGACTACTCTTTAAAAGAGCTTGCCAAAACGCTTGGCTTTGTACCTCAAAAATCGGTTCTATCCATGCCTCTTTTAGTTGAAGATATCTTACTTATGGGAAGATTTTCTCACCTTAAAAGCCAATTTTCAGGATACAGCAAGGAAGATAGACAAAAGGTCAATCAGATTATGGAGCTACTTGACATCTCTCATTTTGCAAAGCGTATCGCACACTCTCTTAGCGGGGGAGAATTTCAGCGTGTTTTACTTGCGCGTGCACTTGTAAGCGAGCCAAAAATTTTACTTTTAGATGAGCCTACATCGGCGCTTGATTTAAACTACGCCATAGAGATTATGAAAATCTGCACTAAGCTTACTAAAGAGCTAAATTTACTCTCCATAATGGTTTTGCACGATCTAAATTTGGCATCTTTGTTTTGCAATGAAGTTTTGATGCTAAAAGATGGGAAAGTAAAATATAAAGGTAGTCCAAAAGAGCTTTATACAAAGGAAATTTTAAAAGAAATTTATGGACTAAACTGCGATGTTATCGAATATAAGGACAATCCGTTTGTGATTGCATTAAAGGATTAA
- a CDS encoding FecCD family ABC transporter permease: protein MLTKNKMSILFGILTIILCIISLSIGGADISYDDITNLILGKEIDEIKQAILLELRLPRLVMAILIGMLLASSGVVVQSVFLNPLADPYIIGIAASATFGAVIAYLLKLPDIYYGVFAFFSSAVLSLVIFKLSKRGKSIATLLIIGIAFSSFLGAFTSFATYLIGEDSFRIVAWMMGHLSGATWQRIAYIVAPLALSMTYFYMKRFELNVILSGDEEAQSLGVDVEKTKKYLLIVSSLAVGFSVAFTGMIGFVGLIIPHTLRMILRTSSNVVLIPVSAFAGGFFLLACDTIGKSVLNPVEIPIGVVTAFFGAPFFLFLAIKSRQGIV from the coding sequence ATGCTTACTAAAAACAAGATGAGTATCCTTTTTGGGATACTCACTATTATTCTTTGCATCATCTCGCTAAGCATAGGCGGAGCCGATATAAGCTACGATGATATTACAAATTTAATCCTTGGAAAAGAGATAGACGAGATCAAACAGGCTATCTTGCTAGAGCTTAGGCTTCCTAGACTTGTTATGGCGATTTTAATAGGCATGTTACTAGCAAGCTCTGGTGTCGTGGTTCAAAGCGTGTTTTTAAACCCGCTTGCAGATCCATATATCATAGGAATAGCTGCAAGTGCGACATTTGGAGCCGTTATAGCATATCTTTTAAAACTGCCGGACATATACTATGGAGTATTTGCATTTTTTAGCTCTGCTGTGCTGTCTCTAGTAATATTTAAGCTATCAAAAAGAGGAAAATCGATAGCCACACTACTTATAATAGGCATAGCATTTTCATCATTTTTAGGCGCTTTTACATCATTTGCCACATATCTAATAGGCGAAGATAGCTTTAGAATCGTAGCTTGGATGATGGGACATCTTAGCGGTGCTACTTGGCAAAGAATTGCATATATAGTAGCTCCTCTTGCTCTTTCAATGACATATTTTTACATGAAAAGATTTGAGTTAAACGTTATTTTAAGTGGAGATGAAGAGGCTCAAAGCCTTGGCGTGGACGTAGAAAAGACTAAGAAATACCTGCTTATCGTCTCATCCTTAGCCGTTGGTTTTTCAGTCGCATTTACAGGGATGATAGGTTTTGTGGGGCTAATCATACCGCACACTCTAAGGATGATATTAAGAACTTCAAGCAACGTAGTATTAATTCCTGTTTCGGCCTTTGCTGGCGGATTTTTCCTACTAGCTTGCGATACTATAGGTAAAAGCGTGCTAAATCCGGTAGAAATCCCAATCGGAGTTGTAACTGCGTTTTTTGGAGCACCGTTCTTTTTGTTTTTAGCTATTAAATCAAGGCAAGGTATAGTTTAA